From the Bacillales bacterium genome, the window GTAAGGGCCTTCCAAGCATAATTCACAGTGGCCGAGGCAAGCATATTCAACAACATCCAGGTTTGGGTCCTTTTCCAATCGTTCCAACGCTTTTTGCGACCCGCTCGCAAGATTGCTCATGCAAAATTCAACGATGGGATTCATGTTATCACCTTCATTTCCCGTCGCTTTAAGTCGAACTGCCGATAGACAGCTCTACCTTCCTATCCTACACACCGAAGCTCCGATAGTCAATCGTCGAGCGTCGACATTTCCTTGAACATTTGTTGAATGCTTGCATGGATCGATTGTCATTCGCGGTTCAATCCGCTATACTTGGCTAGGGATTAGCGTTTTTGACTCGATATGAATGGAGCAGAAAGGGAGAACTATGAGACAGTTACTCGTTTTGGGAGGCGGCTACGGCGGGATGCGTCTCTTGCACGGTTTGTTGAATGACCGGTTGCCGGACGACGTTGCGATTACGCTCGTCGATCGCCTGCCCTACCACTGTTTGAAGACCGAATATTACGCGCTAGCGGCCGGAACGACTTCCGATGCACACATTCGCATCGCTTTTCCGGAACATCCGCAATTGAATGTCAAATCAGGAGCCATCGCGAAAATTGATCTCAAAAACGAGACGATTTATTTAGAAGACGGACAGTCTTTGAAGTATGACGATCTTGTCATCGGACTCGGTTGCATCGACAATTATCACAACATTCCGGGGGCGAAAGACAATACGTTAAGCATTCAGACGATCGATCAAGCTCGTGAAGCTTATCATGCACTCGGAAACGTGAAAGGCAACGGTTCGGTTTCCATCGTAGGAGCAGGGCTGAGCGGAGTGGAACTGGCCGCGGAACTGTATGAGAGCCGACCGGATTTGAATATTCGGCTGTTTGACCGCGGACAAATGATTTTGTCGTCACTGCCGAGACGTATCAGTCGTTACGTCCAACAATGGTTTATCGACCACAACATCGAGATCGTCAACGAGGCCAACATCACGAAAGTGGAGCCTCACGTCATTTACAATCACGATGAACCGTTGGAGAGCGACGAAATCGTCTGGACGGCCGGCATTCGCCCGCATCAGCTGATCGACGAGCTGGAAATCGAAAAAGATGCACGCGGCCGCGTCGTTTTGGATGATCATTTCCAAATTCCCGAATACCCGAACGTATTTGTCGTCGGTGATTGCGCAAGTTTACCGTTCGCGCCGAGCGCACAAGCCGCTGAACTGCAAGCCGACCAAATTGCCTTTATTCTTATGAAAAAATGGAACAATGAACCGGTACCCGAGCTGGCTCCGATTAAAATGAAAGGCGTCTTCGGTTCTCTCGGCAAAAAACAAGGCTTCGGCATGATGGGCAATGCGCCTTTGACCGGCCGCGTTCCGCGCTTGTTGAAGTCCGGCATTCTCTGGATGTACAAAATGCAAAACGGGTAATCGAAAAGAGGGTGACTCAAAAGATTGTTGGAAACGACTTGATGAGTCAGTCTCCGTTCGTTGCCAATAAAGTCAGAAACGCTCATGACAGTCGTTATTTTATTGAAATGAGCGTTCTTTTTTTGTAAATCGCTGACTGAGAACGCTATTTGCCGAAATTGGGGAAAGCACGGATGAAATCCGTAGAAGTTCGGAAAATATATTTAAAAATTAAAGACCTCTGGTGAGCGTTAATTTCATCGACGCAACCAAAACCGGGCATCGCCAAAAGCTGAAGCTTTCGGGACACCCTCTTTTCAACATCGGCAAGTGGAAGCAGAAACGGACAGCCGATCAATCACCCTGTAAATCGATTTAAGCCGAGGGTCGCCCTCGCCCGCGACTTCGCCGTTAACGACGACGAGCGGATAAAAAAAGTCTTCCGCCAAAATTTTATGGCAAAACCATTGTTCTTCCTCGTTTCCCGGCTTTTCAATGTCGACGTATCTCACTTGCATATGCTCCAACTGTTCAGCGGAATAGTTTCTTTGGATCGCCGCTTCGATCCATTCTTTCGTCTCGCGTGACGATGGGGCGTGCAGACAGCTCGGGCACGGGGCGTCCGAACCGTATACAACGATGTCCAAACGTTTCACTTTCCCGCCTCCATAATCAAAAATAGTTGCTTGAAGTTCACTTTTATCTTACAATATTCTTAAGTAAATCAAAATGATAAACGCTTATGAAGTTTTTCATAAAGGAGTCGATTCCGATGTATGAGCAAGTTTCGGAAGTATTGGATAAGCTTCGCCCATTTTTGTTGCGAGACGGTGGAGACGTAGATCTCGTAGATGTCGAGGATGGTGTAGTGAAGGTCCGTCTCATGGGTGCTTGCGGCAGCTGCCCGAGTTCGACGATCACGTTGAAAGCCGGTATCGAACGGGCATTGATTGCTGAAGTTCCCGGCGTTAAAGAACTGGAACAAGTATTTTAACCCAACTTTTACATGACAATCCCTGCACGGACCTGTTTCCGGCAGGGATTTTTTTATGACCACACGTTTTCTTCGACTTTCGTTCGCCATTCGGATTTCGCTCCTCTACCATCAGGACGAAGTACGATTACTTCCGCCGCAGGAGAAGCTGCACGCATTCGTTTGGCCACTTGATCCCCTTTGCCCGGCTCGACAAACGCGATCATCGCCGGTCCCGCCCCGCTCAATGCAGCCCCATACGCGCCAGCACCGCGAGCTGCTTTTGCCACCTGCTTTAGGCCGGGGACAAGAGATTCCCGATACGGCTGATGGAACAAATCTTTCTCCATCATTCGTCCGGCCGTCGCCCAGTCGTTTTTCATGATCGCGGCTACCATCAAGTTGGCGAATGAGCTTCCGGCAACGGCAGATTGAAACGGCAGGTCTTGCGGCAAAACTTCTCTAGCGGCAACGGTTTTTAACTGAAACACCGGAACGAGCACGACCATTTCGATCCCCGGCGTTCCTGCTTGAAAATGATACGTATCGCTGCCGTCTTTCGCGGTAATGACGAGGCCGCCGAACAGCGATGCCGCCAAATTGTCCGCGTGGTTCTCAAGCAAACAAGCCGTCTTTAACCGGTCTTCGGGGGACAATTCTAAATTTAACAGCCGATCGGCGAGCTCGATACCTGCGACAATCGCCGCTGCGCTGCTTCCAAGCCCCCTTGCCGTCGGCAATTCGCAAGTCATCCGCACGCGGCAGGCCGGCGCCGCGGCACCAGCTTCTGCAGCCACGTGCCGTACCGTTTTCGCAATCAAATTATTCTCGTCGGTCGGCAGTCCTTCAAGTTGAGGCGATGCGAGATCGAACTGCCAATTTGCATCTTCCACCGCTTCGAGTCGCAAATAACGGTTCACCGCCAACCCGATCGAATCAAAGCCCGCTCCGAGATTTGATGTACTCCCCGGCACGCATATAGAGAGAACGCGATCCGCCGTCATCTCAACACGCCCCTCTCCAAATAAGCGCGCAACACCTCGGCCTCCGCTTCGATCGTCACCGGCTCAATCGCCGCACTCTTCACCGCAACATCCGGATCCTTCAGCCCGTTGCCCGTTAACACGGCCACGACCCGGCTCCCCTTCTCCACTTGCCCCGTCGCCAGCTGCTTCTTCACCCCTGCCAGCGACGCGCACGACGCCGGCTCCGCAAACACGCCTTCGGCGCGCGCCACCTCGCGGTACGCCGCCAAAATTTCCTCGTCCGTCACGAAATCTATCGTGCCGCCCGAATCATTCGCCGCCGCCTCCGCCTTCGCCCAGCTCGCCGGCTTCCCGATCCGGATGGCTGTCGCCACCGTCTCCGGCCGCTCGATCGGCTCGCCTCTCACGATCGCGGCCGCGCCTTCCGCCTCAAAGCCGTGCATGCGCGGCCGTCCGCTGCCGCTGCGCTCGTCGTATTCGCTGAAGCCTTTCCAATACGCGCTGATGTTCGCCGCATTCCCTACGGGAATCGCCAGCACATCCGGCGCCCCGCCAAGCGCTTCACACACTTCGAACGCCGCCGTCTTCTGTCCTTCGATCCGGTACGGATTGAGCGAATTCACTAACGTGAATCCGCCCGCCTCGCTGATCGAACGGACCATCGCCAGCGCTTCATCGAAATTCCCTCGCACTGCGTAAATTTCGGCTCCGTACATCGAGGCTTGCGCCAGCTTTCCGTACGCGATCTTTCCGTCGGGAATGACGATGACGCAGCGCATGCCGAGACGTGCCGCATACGCGGCTGCAGCCGCCGACGTATTTCCCGTCGACGCGCAAATCACCGCTTCGCTTCCTTCTTCCGCCGCTTTCGCGACGGCAAGCACCATCCCGCGGTCTTTGAACGACCCGGTCGGGTTCGCGCCTTCATATTTTACATGGAGATCGACATCCCACTGCTGCGACAATTTTTCCAAATGGATCAACGGCGTATTGCCTTCATGCAACGTCAATTTCGGTGTTTCGCTGGTGATCGGCAAATACTCGCTGTAACGGTCAATAATCCCTTTCCAAGCCATCGTCAATCCCCCTCTACCCGCAATTTGCTTTTCACTTCATACACGACGTCCGATTCATGAAGTGCTTGGCAAATCGCATCTTGTGCCGTCTTCGTTGTTTTATGGGTGACGATTGCTATTTCCGCCGCCTCCCGGCCCCTCAACGGATTTTGAAAGATTTTCTCCATGCTGATTCCCGCACCCGCGAAAAGCGAAGTGATCTTCGAGAACACGCCAGGTTCATCTTTTACATAAAGCCGAAAATACGTTTTCAGCTCGATTTCATCGTCGTTTTTGATGTTTTTCTCATGATAAGACGGAGTGAACGAATTCCCGCACACGCCAAGCCTCATGTTCTTCGAGACGGCAATCACATCGGCAACCACCGCCGTCGCCGTCGGAAGCTGTCCCGCACCCGGCCCGTAAAACATCGTTTCCCCAACCGCTTCGCCATACACGTATACCGCGTTATATTCATCGTTTACAGACGACAACGGATGTTTCACGGGGAGCAACGTCGGTTGAACGCTTACTTCGACGCGGCCGTTTTCTCGTTTCGCGATGCCGAGCAGTTTGATAACATAGCCGAGTTTTTTGCTGTACTCCATATCCTCATTCGAAATGGCGGAAATGCCTTCGACTTCGACGTCTTCGAGATCGACGTTCATCGAAAAGCCGAGCGTCGACAAAATCGCCATTTTCCGCGCCGCGTCCAGTCCGTTCACGTCCGCAGACGGATCGGCTTCAGCAAACCCTTTTTCCTGCGCTTCCTTCAACACTTCGTCATACGGCAGCCGGCATTTGTACATTTTCGTCAACACATAATTCGTCGTACCGTTGACAATCCCAATCATCTTCGTGATGTTGTCGGACGACAACCCTTCCACAAGGGAACGAATGATCGGAATTCCGCCCGCGACGCTCGCCTCGAAAAACAAATCGCAACGATTTTCCCGTGCCTTAGCGGCCAATTCGACACCGTGCAAGGCCATTAAATCTTTGTTAGCCGTTACGACGTGCTTCCCGTTCTCCAACGCCCGCAAAATGTAATGACGGGCTTTCTCAACGCCCCCGATCACTTCCACGACAATGTCGATGTCGGGATGACCGATCACTTCATCGGCGTCCGTCGTCAATTTTTCTTCTTCAATCGCGAACAAACGCGACTTTCTCACCTCTTGCACGAGCACTTTTTCTACTTTCAACGGGCAGCCGACTTTATGCTCGATTTCCCTTTGATTGTCCGCCAACATTTTCGCCACTCCGCTACCGACCGTACCGAAACCGAGAAGACCAATCGATATCGTCTCTTTCACTCTCTCCACTCCTTGTCTCTGTCTGTTGATGAACCGAGAATGCCAACCTAAAGCGAATTCCGGCTTTCGCCCGTTTGTTTATCTAAGGCGTACTTTTGTTTATATATAGGAGACATTATAACGAGCAACGGAGGAAAGCACAAGGGGTAAACGTAAATTTAATGAAAATAAAAATTGATCACTGCTCTTGCAAAGATGAACTGTGGGCTCCCCATGCAACAGCCACGGCGCAACATTGTAACAATTGCATAAAAAACGAAGAGAATCGGTCGAACGACAGCCAACGGCAAACAAAAAAAAGCGTGCGGAGATCCTTTCGGTTGACTCCACACGCTGCGGAAGATGAATGTCATTTTCCGTGTTCATGACTGACTGTCCGCCCGTTTCGCAGAACCAGCCCCTTCCGTTCTCGGATACAATTTATTCGCCAACAACGTTTGGCCGATTAAAAACAATCCGCTCACTGACCAATACAACGGCAGCGCCGCCGGATAATTGAGCGAAATCATCAAGATAAACGCCGGGGAAAGAAAACCGACAAA encodes:
- a CDS encoding YuzB family protein → MNPIVEFCMSNLASGSQKALERLEKDPNLDVVEYACLGHCELCLEGPYALVNGEFVSAETAEALVDKIYQYLEENPMF
- the thrC gene encoding threonine synthase, with translation MAWKGIIDRYSEYLPITSETPKLTLHEGNTPLIHLEKLSQQWDVDLHVKYEGANPTGSFKDRGMVLAVAKAAEEGSEAVICASTGNTSAAAAAYAARLGMRCVIVIPDGKIAYGKLAQASMYGAEIYAVRGNFDEALAMVRSISEAGGFTLVNSLNPYRIEGQKTAAFEVCEALGGAPDVLAIPVGNAANISAYWKGFSEYDERSGSGRPRMHGFEAEGAAAIVRGEPIERPETVATAIRIGKPASWAKAEAAANDSGGTIDFVTDEEILAAYREVARAEGVFAEPASCASLAGVKKQLATGQVEKGSRVVAVLTGNGLKDPDVAVKSAAIEPVTIEAEAEVLRAYLERGVLR
- the thrB gene encoding homoserine kinase encodes the protein MTADRVLSICVPGSTSNLGAGFDSIGLAVNRYLRLEAVEDANWQFDLASPQLEGLPTDENNLIAKTVRHVAAEAGAAAPACRVRMTCELPTARGLGSSAAAIVAGIELADRLLNLELSPEDRLKTACLLENHADNLAASLFGGLVITAKDGSDTYHFQAGTPGIEMVVLVPVFQLKTVAAREVLPQDLPFQSAVAGSSFANLMVAAIMKNDWATAGRMMEKDLFHQPYRESLVPGLKQVAKAARGAGAYGAALSGAGPAMIAFVEPGKGDQVAKRMRAASPAAEVIVLRPDGRGAKSEWRTKVEENVWS
- a CDS encoding NAD(P)/FAD-dependent oxidoreductase, with translation MRQLLVLGGGYGGMRLLHGLLNDRLPDDVAITLVDRLPYHCLKTEYYALAAGTTSDAHIRIAFPEHPQLNVKSGAIAKIDLKNETIYLEDGQSLKYDDLVIGLGCIDNYHNIPGAKDNTLSIQTIDQAREAYHALGNVKGNGSVSIVGAGLSGVELAAELYESRPDLNIRLFDRGQMILSSLPRRISRYVQQWFIDHNIEIVNEANITKVEPHVIYNHDEPLESDEIVWTAGIRPHQLIDELEIEKDARGRVVLDDHFQIPEYPNVFVVGDCASLPFAPSAQAAELQADQIAFILMKKWNNEPVPELAPIKMKGVFGSLGKKQGFGMMGNAPLTGRVPRLLKSGILWMYKMQNG
- a CDS encoding homoserine dehydrogenase, which codes for MKETISIGLLGFGTVGSGVAKMLADNQREIEHKVGCPLKVEKVLVQEVRKSRLFAIEEEKLTTDADEVIGHPDIDIVVEVIGGVEKARHYILRALENGKHVVTANKDLMALHGVELAAKARENRCDLFFEASVAGGIPIIRSLVEGLSSDNITKMIGIVNGTTNYVLTKMYKCRLPYDEVLKEAQEKGFAEADPSADVNGLDAARKMAILSTLGFSMNVDLEDVEVEGISAISNEDMEYSKKLGYVIKLLGIAKRENGRVEVSVQPTLLPVKHPLSSVNDEYNAVYVYGEAVGETMFYGPGAGQLPTATAVVADVIAVSKNMRLGVCGNSFTPSYHEKNIKNDDEIELKTYFRLYVKDEPGVFSKITSLFAGAGISMEKIFQNPLRGREAAEIAIVTHKTTKTAQDAICQALHESDVVYEVKSKLRVEGD
- a CDS encoding NifU family protein — its product is MYEQVSEVLDKLRPFLLRDGGDVDLVDVEDGVVKVRLMGACGSCPSSTITLKAGIERALIAEVPGVKELEQVF
- a CDS encoding DUF1462 family protein; amino-acid sequence: MKRLDIVVYGSDAPCPSCLHAPSSRETKEWIEAAIQRNYSAEQLEHMQVRYVDIEKPGNEEEQWFCHKILAEDFFYPLVVVNGEVAGEGDPRLKSIYRVIDRLSVSASTCRC